A window of Lacibacter sediminis contains these coding sequences:
- the radC gene encoding RadC family protein, with amino-acid sequence MQDTKTTIKQWATDDRPREKLLLKGPEALSNSELIAILIGSGTSKKSAVDVAKELLTRSKDDINELAKLTLKELMKTSGIGEARAVTIAAALELGRRRQAVESLKKSVKTSGDIAAFFQAQLKDKLHEVFAVAYLNRANKINHLEVISEGGITGTVADPRIILKKALEHNAVNIVLCHNHPSGSLKPSRADEMLTKKIKEAAMLLDMNVIDHIIVSEDGYYSFADEGIL; translated from the coding sequence ATGCAAGACACCAAAACCACCATTAAGCAATGGGCAACCGACGACAGACCCCGGGAAAAGCTCTTATTAAAGGGACCAGAAGCACTTAGCAACTCCGAATTAATTGCCATTTTGATCGGCTCCGGAACCTCTAAAAAATCAGCAGTAGATGTGGCTAAAGAACTGTTAACCAGATCGAAAGATGATATAAATGAATTGGCCAAACTCACCTTAAAAGAACTGATGAAGACCAGCGGTATTGGTGAGGCCAGAGCCGTTACTATTGCTGCTGCATTGGAGCTTGGCAGGAGGCGGCAGGCCGTAGAATCACTGAAAAAAAGCGTAAAAACGAGCGGTGATATTGCCGCATTTTTTCAGGCTCAACTGAAGGATAAGCTGCACGAAGTATTTGCCGTAGCCTATCTCAACCGGGCAAACAAGATCAATCACCTGGAAGTTATCAGCGAAGGTGGTATTACAGGAACTGTTGCAGATCCCCGCATTATTTTAAAAAAGGCATTGGAGCATAATGCAGTGAATATTGTACTCTGCCACAACCACCCCAGCGGCAGTTTAAAACCCAGCCGGGCTGATGAAATGCTGACTAAGAAAATCAAAGAAGCTGCTATGTTATTAGATATGAACGTGATCGATCACATCATAGTAAGTGAAGATGGGTATTACAGTTTTGCAGATGAAGGGATATTATAA
- a CDS encoding single-stranded DNA-binding protein gives MIKLQVIGNLGKDCVSNTVNGKNVMNFTVAHTEKYKDSTGAQREKTIWVDCAYWSDRTGIAPYLKKGTQVYVEGAPEVRTYQTQDGKSGASLSLRVLSIQLLGSRASEGGNGGGGYQPQGGGYNAPSQPMNEAPIGGDSDDLPF, from the coding sequence ATGATCAAGTTACAGGTAATCGGAAATCTTGGAAAGGATTGTGTTTCAAACACAGTGAATGGAAAGAATGTGATGAACTTCACCGTTGCTCACACAGAAAAATACAAAGACAGTACCGGCGCACAGCGTGAGAAAACCATTTGGGTTGATTGTGCATACTGGAGCGACAGAACGGGTATTGCCCCTTATTTAAAGAAAGGAACACAGGTATATGTTGAAGGTGCACCTGAAGTGCGCACCTATCAAACACAGGATGGAAAAAGCGGCGCTTCATTATCATTACGTGTACTTAGCATTCAATTATTAGGAAGCCGTGCAAGTGAAGGCGGAAATGGCGGTGGTGGTTATCAGCCACAGGGTGGTGGATACAATGCACCTTCTCAGCCAATGAATGAAGCTCCAATTGGTGGCGATTCAGATGATCTTCCGTTTTAA
- the mnmA gene encoding tRNA 2-thiouridine(34) synthase MnmA has protein sequence MSRKGKVLVAMSGGIDSTVTALMLHHEGYEVVGITMKTWDYASSGTGAKGKKETGCCNLDSFNDARAAAVQHGFPHYILDIREEFGDFVIENFVDEYLNGRTPNPCVLCNTHIKWRALLKRADAMNCDFIATGHYAKVHQHDNGRYFISKGVDETKDQSYVLWGLQQDLLQRTLLPLGGYRKTEIRQMALDYGYPELAKKAESYEICFVPDNDYRGFLKRRVDGLEERVNGGNFVDKSGKVLGQHKGYPFYTIGQRKGLDITFGKPVFVTEILPETNTVVLGDEEDLNKQEMQVGKINMLKYDTLTPGMEAITKIRYKDKGTLSNLYPNADGTVNVRFYEEAKGIAPGQSAVFYEGDEVIGGGIIMRKPVL, from the coding sequence ATGAGCCGTAAAGGAAAAGTTTTAGTAGCAATGAGTGGCGGTATCGACAGTACCGTTACGGCTCTCATGTTGCATCATGAGGGTTATGAAGTGGTGGGCATTACCATGAAAACATGGGACTATGCCAGTAGTGGAACAGGCGCTAAGGGTAAGAAGGAAACAGGCTGTTGCAATCTCGATAGTTTTAATGATGCACGTGCTGCTGCAGTGCAACATGGCTTCCCGCATTATATCCTGGATATACGTGAAGAGTTTGGTGATTTTGTGATCGAGAATTTTGTGGATGAATACCTGAATGGCCGCACACCTAATCCATGCGTATTGTGTAACACCCACATCAAATGGCGTGCACTTTTAAAAAGAGCCGATGCCATGAATTGTGATTTTATCGCAACCGGACATTATGCAAAAGTGCATCAGCATGATAATGGCCGTTACTTTATCAGTAAAGGTGTGGATGAAACAAAAGATCAGAGTTATGTATTGTGGGGCTTGCAACAGGATCTGCTGCAACGAACATTGCTTCCGTTAGGCGGCTATCGCAAAACAGAGATCAGGCAAATGGCTTTGGATTATGGTTATCCTGAACTGGCGAAAAAAGCAGAGAGCTATGAGATTTGTTTTGTACCTGATAATGATTACCGTGGTTTCTTAAAACGCCGTGTAGATGGCCTTGAAGAAAGAGTGAACGGCGGAAATTTTGTTGATAAAAGTGGTAAGGTTCTTGGGCAGCACAAAGGCTATCCGTTCTATACCATTGGTCAACGTAAAGGATTGGATATTACGTTTGGCAAGCCGGTGTTTGTAACAGAGATTCTGCCTGAAACCAACACCGTTGTGCTGGGCGATGAAGAAGATCTCAACAAACAGGAAATGCAGGTGGGTAAGATCAACATGTTGAAATATGATACCCTCACTCCGGGCATGGAAGCTATTACCAAGATCCGTTACAAGGACAAAGGAACGCTCTCAAACCTATACCCCAATGCTGACGGAACCGTAAATGTGCGGTTTTATGAAGAGGCCAAAGGCATTGCCCCCGGCCAAAGTGCTGTGTTTTACGAAGGCGACGAGGTTATTGGTGGTGGTATTATTATGCGGAAACCCGTTCTTTAA